One part of the Enterococcus sp. DIV1094 genome encodes these proteins:
- a CDS encoding MucBP domain-containing protein, with amino-acid sequence MNKIKLMSIFSVILLLLYFPVSVYATFNDYMLDEIHQGKSLRAWLYDEGENAISQQISATPQVDSSLGVNVGDSVSFSINIPTYALVTDQGGWIPALTGGKSGNTPVPNYFYTQMRYGKAPNLSGNFSIGEVTATNLPSGVTISRVIGPTTGNLTRVDVTVTRTQMSATNGHTNSINLNLSSLYLDTWAIDPTTADFFGNNPINVGGITLTDLNLGTLSLRTKNSIRVRYIDEAGNELRDPLIEQMEVGQNYAYTPPAIPGYTFSRLSSGSASASGQMAAGTETVVEFVYTKNPTAGGAITVNHEFIGNSTLNTSETFTNVGNVGDRFELTPRTEAGWRVKDLPQVTVTEQAQTVTITYERETGGAITVNHEFIGDTTLNTSETFTNVGNVGDRFELTPRTEAGWRVKGELPQVTVTEQAQTVTIQYERQTGGAITVNHEFIGDSSLNTSEVITDVGNVGDRFELTPRTEAGWRVKGELPQVTVTEQAQTVTIQYERQTGGAITVNHEFIGDSSLNTSEVITDVGNVGDRFELTPRTEAGWRVKGELPQVTVTEQAQTVTIQYERQTGGAITVNHEFIGDSSLNTSEVITDVGNVGDRFELTPRTEAGWRVKGELPQVTVTEQAQTVTIQYERQTGGAITVNHEFIGDSSLNTSEVITDVGNVGDRFELTPRTEAGWRVKGELPQVTVTEQAQAVTIQYERKVGGQVAVNHIFEEAPEKNRMEILLGKWGEAFKAEPMEIDGWEVKEIIGQPTGVFTDDEQEIKFIYVKNEETSEKEEGKPNDKEPETKPETKPETKPETKPGKEVNNKKPSIEKNDGVKTRRKQENRSLPKLNGQADIYLTIVGTSIVAFVLWKKLKKAN; translated from the coding sequence ATGAATAAAATCAAACTAATGAGCATATTTAGCGTCATCTTGTTGCTCTTGTATTTTCCAGTGAGTGTTTATGCTACTTTTAATGATTATATGCTCGATGAGATACATCAAGGAAAGAGCTTACGTGCATGGTTGTATGACGAAGGAGAAAACGCAATCTCTCAACAGATCAGTGCTACACCACAAGTAGATAGTTCTTTAGGGGTTAATGTGGGGGATAGTGTAAGTTTTTCGATTAATATTCCTACCTATGCCCTTGTAACAGATCAAGGTGGTTGGATTCCAGCACTTACGGGAGGTAAGAGTGGAAATACGCCTGTACCCAATTACTTTTATACTCAGATGCGTTATGGAAAGGCACCTAATCTGTCAGGTAATTTTAGCATAGGTGAGGTGACTGCGACAAATCTTCCTTCGGGAGTGACCATTAGTAGGGTAATTGGCCCGACCACGGGAAATCTTACAAGAGTTGATGTGACAGTTACTAGGACACAGATGAGTGCTACAAATGGTCATACTAACTCAATCAATCTTAACTTGAGTTCGCTTTATTTAGATACATGGGCAATTGATCCAACAACTGCTGATTTTTTTGGAAACAATCCGATTAATGTAGGGGGCATTACACTTACTGATCTTAATTTGGGCACATTGTCACTGCGGACAAAAAATTCAATCAGAGTGAGATATATCGATGAGGCAGGTAATGAACTCCGAGATCCGTTAATAGAACAAATGGAGGTTGGACAAAACTATGCGTATACACCACCAGCCATTCCGGGATATACCTTTAGCAGATTATCATCTGGAAGCGCAAGTGCTTCTGGTCAGATGGCAGCTGGGACTGAAACGGTTGTTGAGTTTGTTTATACAAAGAATCCAACAGCAGGTGGAGCGATCACAGTAAATCATGAATTTATCGGCAATTCTACTCTGAATACAAGTGAGACATTCACAAATGTAGGAAACGTGGGCGATCGGTTTGAATTGACGCCTAGAACAGAAGCCGGTTGGCGAGTAAAAGATTTGCCACAAGTGACAGTAACAGAACAAGCGCAAACCGTAACGATCACTTATGAACGTGAAACAGGCGGAGCGATCACGGTGAATCATGAATTTATTGGTGACACCACTTTGAATACAAGTGAGACATTCACAAATGTAGGAAACGTGGGCGATCGGTTTGAATTGACACCACGAACAGAAGCCGGATGGCGAGTAAAAGGTGAGTTGCCACAAGTGACGGTGACAGAACAAGCCCAAACGGTGACAATCCAATACGAGCGACAAACTGGAGGTGCAATCACCGTAAATCATGAATTCATAGGCGATTCTTCTCTGAATACGAGCGAAGTGATTACAGATGTTGGGAATGTGGGTGATCGGTTTGAATTGACGCCACGAACAGAAGCCGGATGGCGAGTAAAAGGTGAGTTGCCACAAGTGACGGTGACAGAACAAGCACAAACGGTGACAATCCAATACGAGCGACAAACTGGAGGTGCAATCACCGTAAATCATGAATTCATAGGCGATTCTTCTCTGAATACGAGCGAAGTGATTACAGATGTTGGGAATGTGGGTGATCGGTTTGAATTGACGCCACGAACAGAAGCCGGATGGCGAGTAAAAGGTGAGTTGCCACAAGTGACGGTGACAGAACAAGCACAAACGGTGACAATCCAATACGAGCGACAAACTGGAGGTGCAATCACCGTAAATCATGAATTCATAGGCGATTCCTCACTGAATACGAGCGAAGTGATTACAGATGTTGGGAATGTGGGTGATCGGTTTGAATTGACGCCACGAACAGAAGCAGGGTGGCGAGTAAAAGGTGAGTTGCCACAAGTGACGGTGACAGAACAAGCCCAAACGGTGACAATCCAATACGAGCGACAAACTGGAGGTGCAATCACCGTAAATCATGAATTCATAGGCGATTCTTCTCTGAATACGAGCGAAGTGATTACAGATGTTGGGAATGTGGGTGATCGGTTTGAATTGACGCCACGAACAGAAGCCGGGTGGCGAGTAAAAGGTGAGTTGCCACAAGTGACGGTGACGGAACAAGCACAAGCGGTGACGATCCAATACGAGCGTAAAGTCGGTGGTCAAGTAGCCGTTAATCATATTTTTGAGGAAGCACCTGAAAAAAATCGAATGGAAATTCTACTTGGAAAATGGGGAGAAGCTTTTAAGGCAGAGCCAATGGAAATAGATGGTTGGGAAGTCAAAGAAATCATCGGGCAACCTACTGGTGTGTTTACTGATGATGAGCAAGAAATAAAATTCATCTATGTCAAAAATGAAGAGACCTCAGAAAAAGAGGAGGGTAAACCCAATGATAAAGAACCTGAAACAAAACCTGAAACAAAACCTGAAACAAAACCTGAAACAAAACCAGGGAAAGAGGTAAATAACAAGAAACCATCAATCGAAAAAAATGATGGGGTCAAAACCAGAAGAAAGCAAGAGAATCGTTCATTACCAAAGTTAAATGGTCAAGCAGACATTTATTTAACTATAGTAGGAACATCTATCGTCGCCTTTGTCCTATGGAAAAAGCTAAAAAAAGCAAACTAA